TCTCGTTTTAGATATTCTGTAGGTAGACTTATTTTTTCAGTTTTTTCTGATATTTCAAAAACCGATATACAAAACCTAGGTCATCGTAAGTCACAGTTCGCATTTAAAGTACTATTTACCTAGTGAGAAAATGCTGAGACCTTGGaattttaaaaatgtaTTGCGACCTGCATGTTTTTTAAGCTCAGGTACCCATTTTTTTAAATCTATTGGGCGTTATTACACTACTGGAAATAATAACGATGGTCTAGATACATCTTCATCACCATCTATTCTTCCGATAACAAAACCATGGTATTTACAGGATCCAGCCCCTACTGAGCAAGGCAATAGTTTACTTAAAAAAGACTATATAAGATTTCCCGAAGAGCCTTATCCAAAGGTTTTGGATAGCATCACCAGTGTCTTACAAAAAAAGCTTGGGGCAACAAATATTATATGTTTTAACGCATTAAAAGCACACCGTCCATTGAATAGCACCGGTTATTTAGTATTAGCCACTGTTCAGTCAAAGAAGCATGGATCTAAAAGTGTTGTGGAATTAATGAAGTACTTGAAAACAGAATATGGTGTATATCCAACGAAAGAAGGAGGCCTCACAGCTCAGGAAATGCGCAAAAGAACCAGAAGAATGCAGAGATCAGGGAAGCTGGTAAAATCACAGTCAAATTATGCTGGACAGAGCGATTGGTATCTTGTGGATTGTAAGTTGAAGAGCAAACCGGACGAAAACGTCCATGTACATCTATTGACTGAAGAAAGAAGGAAGGAGTTAAATCTGGAGGAACTTTTCTGCACTGAAAAGGAGTATGAGTTATATTCTGTTCGACAAGATGCACCTCCAGAACCCGAAGACTCTAGTGAGCCTGATAATATTCTAGCTGCTCTGAAAAGTTTGGCGATGTCAAAATCAAGGCGATACTACTCTATGCAGGCCCACAAGACGGATAATATCTCGCTATACAATTCATTACTAATTCAAGATTTTCAGACGGCGAGAGAAACTGATGGCTCTTTAGAAGATGTTACCAATGCAATGGGTGAGCTTCCTGCTGATGTAATGAAAGACACGCAAAAATGGGTTGATATATTTGAGCATAAATGGTCTCTTACCAAGATTACAGATGTCGAGTGGGCATTGCGTTGGAAATTCTACGAATTTCTATATGCAAGCGATTTGCTTGCTTTTCAAAAAGCCCAACAAGAACATGTTGCTAATCTTCAGCCTTACAAGGACAAACTATCGGTTAGCTTAAAAAAGTTATTTGGGTACTTTACCCTCAAGCAGTCAATGGGGGGTATTCTCAATCGGGAAGAGCTTAGTTCCTTCATGAATCTTTTGAACAAAGAAATACAGACAGTGGAGCCTGAGTATGAGGCCGTTGCATCAAACTATAATAAAATGGTGGTGGATGTACTATCCCTCTATAGACAACATGATCCCGAAGTCATGAAGGATGAGCGAATTATTCTACGTGTATTGCGAACAATGGTGAGCTCCAAAATGAAGATGCATGCATTATACCAGTACGTTTTCTACATCACCGAATCCAATATGGACACTAGGAGTGTCATTCTACTTTGCATCGAATTATTTTGCAAGAACAAGGACTGGCATAAGCTGTTTCCCCTTTACTTTAATCGTTGGATTCCTAATCACTATGAGGATGAGTTGGTGTGGACAACTTTTTTCAGACATTTGCTGCAGGAGGGTGACTATGCTGTATGGTTAAGTGTACTAGAAGAAGGTTTACTGCTTTGGTTAAAGCGTTATAATATAGACCTTAATGCTCATCATGAACTGCGAGACCTCGTTTTAGAGCTACTAAAAAAGGTTGACCCTACCTCAGAACGCTATATTGAGTTAAGGAGCGATCTATCACTTATCTAAATTGCATATATAGCACTTGTATAAATAAACCGACAAATTCATTACATATTATCCATATTAAGATTTTTATTGAGGTATTCTGTAAAAAGAGGCACAATCCTATCATTTTCTATGCCTCTTAACCTGTTAAGTTGTACAAATTGTCTTCTTATTCTTTGGAGATGTGCCATGCTAATACGATCGCTTGATAATTCGACAAAACAGCATGCAGGGTCGTTGATATCATTCTCATCAGAGACAATTACCCGAATGAGTCCCGATACAACATTGGACTTTATATAGTCCATAATTCGACGTACAACTTTTTGCGTTTCGCCATCTAAAACTTGAACTTGGTTCATCTGGGCGGCTGGTTTCATCATTGTCGCACCACTAGGTTTTAAGCTTTGTAGCAGTTTCTCGACCTCGCGATTTGAATCATCTTTAAATAGCATTGGAAACAATACATGGTATATTTCTTGCTCTATGTTACCCTCTAACTTATCGACTCCCGCTAATATAGAGAATAACGGCGAGTCCCATCGCGCCGAAGGATTTGGCTCCTCATATCTCTGGACTAGTTGGTTAAGAAGTCCCGTTTCCCAAGAATCTTCCTTATTCCGGTTTGAATTCCAGTTAAACAATTGATCCTTTGGTGCAAGACAGTGTACCAAACAATATGTTGTCCGGCTATTTTTTACTTCACAATGCAGTTGGTATCGAAAACCTTTTATATAATTCAGAGAATCCACTATAACAACACATGTTCGCGACAGGTCCCGCTTCACTACGGACATGATTTTTGATCTTGCACTTTTCTCCCCATGAGAGGTAGTATAATCTGCATGTCGTAAACCCAGTGTTTCATCAGAATGGTATTTAACAGTGTAGTCAGCAAGCGTGGATTCGGCTTCAATTTTAGCCTCCAGCAGCTGTTTCAATTTTAACGCATATGTAGTTTTTCCACTACCAGGAAAACCGGTAAATAGCACCAGTGGCATTGTATTTGTTATTTATCACTTGTACGTTACTATATGGAGACGCGATGTTCACGATGAGGTACGGAATTTTTTTCATCCAGGGACATTTTTAATTGGCCCGGTAAGAAGTTAGAGTTGTCGACAATAATTAAAACTACAATCCTAGATCGATACAACTCTGAAAGACGCCTAGTGATGATGAAACAAGTATTTGTACCTCGTGCTACATTTCCTGTGTATAGAATGCCGATCACCGATTACCAAGTCCTCCACGTGAACGCTATTACGCGAATACGccatcttcttcctcaAATGAACTTGATTCTAGAAGTAAGAGATAGCAGGGCTCCGCTAAGCACCAGCAATATACTACTTGAGCATATTAAACGGCGTTTTAACTGTGAACGCCTTATTATTTATTCAAAGCAGGATAAGTGCCCTAAACAAACACTTAACACCCTTCGCGCTTGGCATAAAGCATCAGGTGATGAATTTATGATGATTGACTGCGCAAATACCCGGGATATAAAAGCGCTTAATGAAGTGCTGAAGAACAAATATGATATTTGTGCTGGCTTAAATAACAAGGGACCTCCTCTAGGTTACCGCGTTCTTGTTGCAGGAATGCCAAATGTAGGTAAGTCTACACTGATAAACTCACTTCGTTCACTACAAGACCCATCGATGAAAAGAAAAGTCGCTAAGACTGGTGGTCTCCCAGGTGTGACCAGGTCCACTAGTGAATGCATTCGTGTATCTGATCACAAAGCTGGGATCCTTATTCATGATACACCTGGCATCACATTACCCGGGCATCTATCTACTCCGAAACGAGTGCTTGCATTACTGCTTGCAGGCTGTATACCATCATCCTTAGTCATGCCCTACATCCAAGCAGACTATTTATTATATCTCATCAACCTTCAGCAGAATGGCAAAGCTCCATATGGAAAGTATACAAATGGAAGGCCAACCAATGATTTGGATTTCGTGTTAAGTGGTTTAAAGAAAGCTCGAGGCATTTCAAATGATTCTACGGCAGCTGAACACTGGATTTCTGAATTTCGAAATGTGAAGAATAATTCAATACCTATCACATTTGATTTGGAGACCCTTTTGCCCAGCTCAGCATTCTCCTACCTGGAACACTTGTCCTTTCAGTTAAAGGCATCTAGCAGATTTTTAGACTCCATAACTATTCCACCTGATATGAAAAAGAGTGGAAAGCTTGCTCGAAACAGTAACCAGCTTTTTGGTATCTAAGACAACACTTTAGCGGTGCGGAGGGGTTAAAAGAGAAATCTTAGTACATGTTACCCGGACTGAAGATCTTAAGCAAAAAATTGAAGCCTTTTTTGTCAAGCTTTTACCACGCCGGTAATGTGAACCAACGGTTGTGAAAAAGCATAAAAAGGAGATAAAGGCATTCAGTGACGATGGCAAGACCAGTGCCGATTCAACCGGGTCCTCTGCATAGTCGGGTGGCAATTGCACCGAACCTGCAGACGGAGCGGAAGAGCGAAAGTGGGATGACTATTCGTACTTCGCGACACTGGGTTCTTCCGCCAAGGCCAAAGCCCGGACGGAAGCCTAGCTGTGCTGGAAGAGGATCGGGAGCTATTGGGGCAGTTGTTCAGCCCAATTTAGGCGAGCGGTCGACATCCGTAACATGTTCTAGTGCTACGGGCATAACATCGGTAGCCGAAAAGAAAAAGACGAAGAAGAGTTCTAAGAGTGTTTTACGTCGTGAAATTACTCACCTGAAACACGAGAATACAAAGCTGAAGAAAGAGTTAGGGCGTTTAGTGGGAAGTTTGCAAGATTTAAAGTGTAAATTTAGCTCGTCCGAGAATGCGGTTGTTGATGCGGTAGATAAGGTAAAGGACAACGAAGGTGCACGGAAGCGATCTTTCGTTGACGATTCAACGGACGCATTTTTGAAGTTTGAGGATGAAGACGCCGATCCGAGTCTTAGCTCTCTTGCGGGCTCGGCATGTGTGTCAACGTCGCTGCCAATTGTTCGTATGGCGCAGGCGCTGTCATTTAGCTCTGCAACAAGCCTTACAGATGATGAAGAGATCGGATCAACACCATCTTCACTTTTTTCAAGCGATCTACAAGGTATTACAGTACCTTCCTCGCTTACGACGTCTATGATAACTCCCAGTTCCTTTAGTGGTAGCCATCAAGCACATAGCAGtccatcatcatcatcttcttcgTCACTATCCAAACCAATGACTATCCGTGGAAGTGGAAACTGTACAATTTCTGCACTACCCCTTCCATCCGAAACAGTGACGTTTGTTGATGACTATGAGCGTCAAACTTTTTATAAAAAGCATGCGGGGACGCTGTTGGGCCGCGATGACACAGCGGCTGCTTCCAACGACGAATTCCAACTGCGAATGCTGCCTCTAGATACAACCGACGACCTGATACCGCTTAATGCAattaaagaagaagacgaCATCTTACCGGTTACTTCAGATCAACAGGATATTGAAGGCACGAGTATACTGCATTGTTTAAAGACTCATGTTGGTACGCCGCAAGACGACGAGCCTGTAGAGGTGTCGCTGGCAGTGCCAGTAATAATGGGAGACGAAAGGGATGGGGAAACTTTGATAGCCTCAGATGCTAGGGTTCCCGTAGGAGTCACCTTGGCTGAATTATTGGAAGAGCAAGGCGAAGGCGACTGTGACTCAAAACTTATTGGACCACTTCATGATAGTTATTATAAACTATGAACCTGAAGGGGAGGTATTTGTTTCGAGctatttattaaaaatcCATGGCCCATGAACATTCTAATATTTCCTAATTATATTATGGCCTAAGGTGTTAACCATTTTATTGGCTCACTTTTACTCCCCCGTACCTGTTTTAATTTACAAACCAGTCATTCCACCTCTACATTGGACGATATTTTAATATTCTCACTGCTGCTTATATTCATATCCAATTCTTTTTAACGAGTCACGACTATTATTTATTATGCTTTACTATTTTATCCGCCAATATTCCAATCTATGTACACATTCTTATACAACTGTAATTTCATCCACATGACATTGAAAGATATTCACCCTGTTACTGTAGTAAAGCCTAGATGGTACCACAATATCACGTAATAACTCCTGAACCTCTTGTATCGTAATGTGATTTAGATTTTGGAGCTTACCCGTGATCAGATCTTGCATCTTGAAGTACTTTTCTTGATCTATCATGGACTTGTTAATCATTTTTATTACGCGACCTTTTTCCCGCTTTTCATCAAAATTGCTTTGGAGTAGGCCTTTTTTTATATTCCACCACTTGACAGCTTGTACCTTCTTAATTGAAAGATAACGTAGCTGTCTTGGTAGTATTATTTTATTCAAATCTATTGTGATTGCGCAGTTTTCCAACTTCAATACTAGGCAGTTCTCCCATTTTGTAAAGTTAATCTCCACTATAGCCTTTTGTAGCCCTAGTACTTCTATTTCACGAATACGTTTTCTCACAGTATAAGGTATCATATGACCAGGATTATCACGGTGACCCCTTAAATTGATTAACTTCCTTAGTAAGAAATCTGATCGTACTCTTATGCAACGAAGGTACCTTATTTGTTCCATATGGGATATCAAGTATTTTATTGATTCATGCAGATGACCCTCAGAAATAAGTTCCTCTTGTGTTAAAGTCACCAAAATCACAGAGTCCAGGTATTGCTGGGGCAGGCTTTGACATAATAATTTACAGTTCTTTAGTAATCCAAGGTCTAGACTTGTAGTTGTGAATTCATTATTGTCATCCGCTATTCCTTGGGGACTTTTACATATTATCCATGAAGCATATTCCCTTGGTGTGTACCAGACTTGTAGTACATCTTCCCTATTATCAAATGCTGCAAGGTAAGGATCTCCATCGTCAAGTTCAATCCAGTGCATCTTTGATAACCCGGACTCGTATAAAAGGTTTATACGTAAATAATCCAACACTATGCAATCGTATCTCAAACATGGTGTGTAGCTTAACCATCGAGGAATAAAATCATTTAGATATTCATAATGAGCTAAATAAAACGTAAACCTCTCTTCTTGCAGTTTCCATTGTTCAGGTGTGTCTATTCTAACCCGCGGACCGGTTGAGAGCGGATCTAAACAAGTAAATTGCCCAAGCAAATGCTTATAAACTTCAAGCCTAATATCAATTGGTAAATTAAGGAATAATATGACATCAAACATTACATGCATCTAATTAATCTGGTCATTCTAACCGTATGTAAGTTCTTGAGCTCAGCATGTAAGCCAACGCGTCAGGTAAAATCCGGATTGATGAGTTTAACTTTCTGAAATTGAGTTGGTGGTTACAACACAATAAGGTATTTAACCATATATGTAATAAAACTCATTAAGGAGTCTATAATTACTATGGATATTTTGGACAAATTGAAAATAGACTTGAAGCTATGGGAGCGCAACTTTGCTGAGTTAAATGGAAGGTCGCCAGGTAAAGAtgatattaaaaataatcCAGATATAAAGATAAAGTATAAAACGTATGCTAGTCTCAAAAAAAACGGTGTTAATGTTAACTATAAAGATAATGCTTCTGCGAGAGAGCATTTCACACCTAGAAGAGATATTCAATCAGAATTAGGTCCTACGCCTCAGATATATGGTACGGTGCTGAGCTTATTTGAGATGAGCATGTCACCAGAGAAGCAAATAGGGCAATTTACTTCAAGGGTTAACGAAGATACAATAGAATCCCCTATAAATACCCTTCCTGTATTGTCTGAAAAGCCAGTAAAAAGACAACTGGACTTTTCTATGCCAACTCCTCATTCTCCagagaagaagataatAGATGAGGCTCCAGTATTAGAACCAGCTAACACAGACGCTAAGGGTACTTATGGACCTAATTCTCCACTCAAATTTGATAACGATGTGGCATTGAAATTATCTAAAACTCCAGCAAAAGTGGCGCATCACAAGATTATGGGTACTAGCCCATCGCCGCTAATAAAGAGGCCTGCCAAGTCTCTGTCTCAATTAGCCAAAGAACACGAAACGATCCTACAAGAAATGAATTCCATTGGTGAGCAAAGTATTTCTCGTAACTTAGGTTTTGTATTACAGCAAGAGCTAGCCGAAAAgaatgaagaagacgaaAATAATCCAACTGTTAAAGTGTCGAAAAGAAGGAGGAAGAATAAAGTGGGAGTTGCATTAGAAACAATTAAAGAAGCCCCTAAAGGGAGCGTTCATGACGAGTTAGCTAAACTGAAGCGTAAAGCCGTAAATCAGTTCATGGGTTTTGAAGATAATGAGGATGATTCTTTCGAAGACAACAAAGCACAACCGAAGGAAGCCTCTAAGGTAAAGAAACGCAAGAACCGAAAATACAAAGTCGTTAGCGATAACTTTGTAAGGCTCAAATTGCCCAAGAAGAACCGCGGTGGTCCAAGATGGAGACGGAGATAGATGTCAGTATTCACCGGCTAAAATATCGGTTAAACTAATGAAGAAAAATAATTCCCCAAATCTATCAAATATGTTTACATATAATTGACTTAATGACTTTATATCGCGTTAAAATTTATTTGGAAATCAACTTGCTAGTAACTGTAGCATTCCCTCAATCCTCTGTGCCTCTTTCGCCTTATGAATTTCATGTCTAACTTTATTCCTAACCGAGATAATCATTTCCTCTAAGACTGGAGATTTCTCGATCATCCCTCCATATAGTTCTAAAACCACAGCTATCCAGTCTGCGACGACTGGTGCGCTCCTAACGTCTTCAATTCCCTTTAAACACCAATTCAATAGCGGTTCTAGTGATGTTTCGTCTCTGCCATACAAGGCGACACGAATCTTTCCACGCTTGCGCAACTCCTGTAAAACAGTTAATGTTAATTCTTTTGCCATACCTGGAATAAATGCACTATCTAAAGCCTCTGCCCATTTGAACTGATTCAAATTCTTTTCGAATAGTCGTAGTCTAGGCTGCTGTTTAGGCTTATCATTATGGATAATGTGCTCTTCGTCTCCTTTGTATTCGGAACCCCTCATCATTCTCTGGAAATTGCCGCTCTTTTGCGCTTTGCCCATAACAGATGCTTCTAAATTAACGTCCCCATCCTCGCTTAGCGTTGGTTTCTTTGTTTTCTTATTCGTTCTAACCGCTAGCAATCCTGATGAAAGGCCAGCAACTAAGTGCGTGTTACCTTTGGCTTCACCTGGAGAAACAGCGCAACTTAAAACTGCAGAACTAAATTTCCAGCCGAATTTGACGGAAAAATTGTCCAAAGGATCAAACACCTTGACGTGGCCATCTAAGGACGATGCTAAGAGACATGAGCTCATTGGAGCAGAGCTCGCCATGTTCACGTAATCTAGACATGTTACAGTCCTAGCGAAGTTATTACGCTGGCATAGAAGGTTTAAGTTGGTCAGGTCCCATACCTTAAAGCCATTTCCTCCACACGAAACAAGTTGTGTGGGAGATGTTGCTATAGTAGATTCCACTGGTGCCTCATGGTTAAGAGTATTGATAGGTTGAGTAGATTTTACTCTGGAATCATAGAGCCTAACAACTCCATCGTATGATCCTGTGACAACGAGATGTGGAGCGGCTGGAACAAAACTTACCGAGCGCACATAATCTGAAGCTCCTGTTAATTCTAGAGTAGGTTCGTAAGAGTGAGATATATCCCAGAGTCTTACAACTCTGTCATCGCTTGCAGTGACCAGGGTCTTATTATCTACAGCATGAAATTTGGTCACGTGAGTAGGATGCGACGAAGCCTTTATGGACACCAAAAGGTTACGTGGATTGTAGCTATCGTACACAGAAACCAAACCTGTTGCATCACCCGCAACTAACATCTTACCGTCGGAGCGAAAAGTAGCAGAGTAGACCACATCTTTAAACTGAGAAAACGTCTTGCTTACCTGTCTTGTACGCGAAGAAAACAGCTGAACCCTAGTAGATGATGTGACTGCAAAGTCATGAGGATGCCTTGGATTAAACGAAATGTGAGTAACAGCATTATGTTCCTTAACCAACTGTGTAGAAGAATATTGGCGCCAATATCTTTGTTCAGGTGTGGTTTGTTGTGGAAGAACGGGAGCCTTTAATGGCGTAATTCTAGGTCTAGCAGATGACATTATTCCAGCTAGATCACCAAAGAATCTTGAATGAAACAGCAAAAACTCTCAATCAGCTTTCTGTTCAACGCATCGAGAGATGGAATGAGCATTTCATTTAGGTCGGAGGTTAAAAATTTTGACCTTTAGTATATAATGATATATGTCACGTTACCGATGTCGTGAGCTCCGTAAAGGTAAAAAAGGTTGAATACGTGCAGGACTCTGTAAATGATAATCCCGCTTAATCGCCATAACATGTATGCAGCAATACTGCTAATTCAAGACCTTCAATTTCTTTTGTCTGAATATGGTTTTTGCCTGTATACTAATATCAACGAGCATACTGACGCCAGGATTGGCATAAATATTCAGAGCTATCACTGACATAATAACCGTCCTCCATTCACCATATATATTTTAAGAAAATTCTGATTTATGATGCACAATATTCAAACCTGATCTACAATGCATTTCTTACAAGTTATAGGATTGTTTTCGATTCTTTTGATGGAACAACGCGTTTTAATCTTTTTTAGCCTTACAATTTAGGACATGGGAAGAAATCCTGCTTTATTAGATAGACATAAAAGGTAGCACCCACTTTTATAATAACCAGAAGAAGCAAAAAGCAGAGGATATAATAGGTATCCTATATAGAAACTGTAGATAATTGCAACGGTACTAAACCTTTGCATTATCTCCAGATCTTACAAATTAGCTAAATGCAGCTATCTCGTGTATAGTGAGGTTTATTTCAATTATAAGGGAGCTGAGTTTCGTAACGTTCTCATAGTTAAAGTAACTATACTTCATGTATTGTAAGTTGATTATAAAACGTTAAGGTTCAATGGGTTCAATTCACTTGGAAAACACTTTGGTTTCACAACCTTCAGTCAAGCAAAACTTCACCACACATTTGTCCTACGATGCAGCTTCCAACAGCATTGCATACCCCTCGGGCAAATCAGCTATCATAAGGTCTTTAGATAATAATTCTATAATTCAATTTACAGGACATGGTACTTCATTAGTTACAGTTGTGAGATTTTGTTCAAAGATAGGGTCTAACATTATGTGTTCAGGTGACGATTCAGGTAAGGTTATAGTGTGGAGTTATTCTAGCGACGCCGATACCTATGGTGTATTCGAGACAAAAGCTCTTTCAGAATTTCAAGTTTTATCGGGACCCATCACAGACATTTCATGGGATTTTGAGGGGAGTAGATTATGTGTTGTGGGTGATGGTCGTGACAAATTTGGAGCATTTATTACCTGTGATACTGGTAATTCGTTAGGAGAAGTTCTGGGACATTCCGCTAGAGTTAATGCTTGCCACTTCAAACAAAGTAGACCTATGAGAGCTATGACAGTGGGTTATAACGGGAAGGTTGTGTTTTATAAGGGACCTCCATTTCGTTTTGCTTCGAGTGATACACATCATGGTCAGGGAATGTTTGTTCGGGACGTGAAATTCTCTCCTGGAATTGGAAAGTACGCTGTCAGCGTTGGCAGCGATAGGAAAATTGTTGTATACAATGGCACTACTGGGGAATTTATTAAGTACCTTGAGGATAAAACTGAAGGCTGTAGTGGTTTGTTTGCCTTGGCATGGGTTGACGAAGGTGATGCATCCACTCGATTTGCAACTGTGAGTGCCGATGGCTATGTGAGACTTTGGGACGTTGAAAGTGGAAAGCTATTGCAAAAATGGCGAGTAGGTACTAAAACTTTAGATCAGCAAGTTGGCATAGCTATTACTAAAAACCATGAGATATTGTCTTTGTCTCTGGATGGATCTATCTCAATATTCAAGATTGACAAAGGTGAACCCATTAAAAAGCTTGTTGGTCATAATAAAGGCGTAACAACATTGGCTGTGAACCCCTTAGTTACTGCATCCTACGATGGAGCCGTATTCAAATGGTCTAAGGAAGGCTTACCAACTATGACCTGCGGGCATTCTAACAAGGTCATTTCGATTGAGAATTACGACGAAACCACTACTACTGTTTCCTGGGATAATACTCTAAAAGTTTCGGGCAAGGTACAATACAATTTTACAGAACAGCCCAGAATCTCTCATACATATAAGGGCTCTGTAGCAGTGGTGACAGAGAGCGGTAATTTAATGCTATTGGACTCTTTAAATGGGAAATTAGTGGGAGAGCGGAACTTAAACCAATCAGTTACTGCTGTGACGTTAAGAAATAAATACTTAGCTGTGGGGTACGAAACATCTAATGTTATAGAGGTATTCTCGGCAGGTAACCTCAACGAAAGTTTTGTCCTTCCAACCACGTTGCGTGCCACTCCATCAGCGTTGTCATTATCGCTATCGGAACATTATCTAGCTGCCGGTGATACAACAGGGAAAATAGTATTGTATGACTTGGAAACGAAAACCGTCAAGACCTCCCGTTGGTCATTTCATACAGGTAAAATAACATCAATGGCTTGGCGCCCCGATGAGGAGGAAGAGGACTATGTTGCTACAGTCTCTTTAGATACCCATATCTTTATCTACTCAGTAAAGAAGCCAATGAAAGTGATAAAAAAACTCAATGCACATAAGGATGGTATAAACCATGTTGAGTGGGAATCTCCAACCAATATTGTAACGGCTGGAGCAGATGCATGCGTTAACAATTGGAATGTCACATTCCCTTAAACAAACAGTATcaagaaaaacaaaaattaCACCAAAAAAAACTAATCTCTGAATCAATTAGACAAAGCGCGCAATTATATGCCGTGTAATCCCCTAATCAACAGCAGTAGGCTTGTATAGAGACCTGCAATTTGTATTACTGTATTCCTTAAACGATAGTATACTGTTACGTAAAGAAGTCACCTCATACGAAACCCGTACTTGAAGTTTACTATATGAGAGATCTATAACATACTGTACA
The Eremothecium sinecaudum strain ATCC 58844 chromosome II, complete sequence DNA segment above includes these coding regions:
- the ATP25 gene encoding Atp25p (Syntenic homolog of Ashbya gossypii ABL050W; Syntenic homolog of Saccharomyces cerevisiae YMR098C (ATP25)), translated to MLRPWNFKNVLRPACFLSSGTHFFKSIGRYYTTGNNNDGLDTSSSPSILPITKPWYLQDPAPTEQGNSLLKKDYIRFPEEPYPKVLDSITSVLQKKLGATNIICFNALKAHRPLNSTGYLVLATVQSKKHGSKSVVELMKYLKTEYGVYPTKEGGLTAQEMRKRTRRMQRSGKLVKSQSNYAGQSDWYLVDCKLKSKPDENVHVHLLTEERRKELNLEELFCTEKEYELYSVRQDAPPEPEDSSEPDNILAALKSLAMSKSRRYYSMQAHKTDNISLYNSLLIQDFQTARETDGSLEDVTNAMGELPADVMKDTQKWVDIFEHKWSLTKITDVEWALRWKFYEFLYASDLLAFQKAQQEHVANLQPYKDKLSVSLKKLFGYFTLKQSMGGILNREELSSFMNLLNKEIQTVEPEYEAVASNYNKMVVDVLSLYRQHDPEVMKDERIILRVLRTMVSSKMKMHALYQYVFYITESNMDTRSVILLCIELFCKNKDWHKLFPLYFNRWIPNHYEDELVWTTFFRHLLQEGDYAVWLSVLEEGLLLWLKRYNIDLNAHHELRDLVLELLKKVDPTSERYIELRSDLSLI
- the KTI12 gene encoding Kti12p (Syntenic homolog of Ashbya gossypii ABL049C; Syntenic homolog of Saccharomyces cerevisiae YKL110C (KTI12)) produces the protein MPLVLFTGFPGSGKTTYALKLKQLLEAKIEAESTLADYTVKYHSDETLGLRHADYTTSHGEKSARSKIMSVVKRDLSRTCVVIVDSLNYIKGFRYQLHCEVKNSRTTYCLVHCLAPKDQLFNWNSNRNKEDSWETGLLNQLVQRYEEPNPSARWDSPLFSILAGVDKLEGNIEQEIYHVLFPMLFKDDSNREVEKLLQSLKPSGATMMKPAAQMNQVQVLDGETQKVVRRIMDYIKSNVVSGLIRVIVSDENDINDPACCFVELSSDRISMAHLQRIRRQFVQLNRLRGIENDRIVPLFTEYLNKNLNMDNM
- the MTG1 gene encoding putative GTPase MTG1 (Syntenic homolog of Ashbya gossypii ABL048W; Syntenic homolog of Saccharomyces cerevisiae YMR097C (MTG1)), whose product is MMKQVFVPRATFPVYRMPITDYQVLHVNAITRIRHLLPQMNLILEVRDSRAPLSTSNILLEHIKRRFNCERLIIYSKQDKCPKQTLNTLRAWHKASGDEFMMIDCANTRDIKALNEVLKNKYDICAGLNNKGPPLGYRVLVAGMPNVGKSTLINSLRSLQDPSMKRKVAKTGGLPGVTRSTSECIRVSDHKAGILIHDTPGITLPGHLSTPKRVLALLLAGCIPSSLVMPYIQADYLLYLINLQQNGKAPYGKYTNGRPTNDLDFVLSGLKKARGISNDSTAAEHWISEFRNVKNNSIPITFDLETLLPSSAFSYLEHLSFQLKASSRFLDSITIPPDMKKSGKLARNSNQLFGI
- the HAP4 gene encoding transcription factor HAP4 (Syntenic homolog of Ashbya gossypii ABL047W; Syntenic homolog of Saccharomyces cerevisiae YKL109W (HAP4)) encodes the protein MARPVPIQPGPLHSRVAIAPNLQTERKSESGMTIRTSRHWVLPPRPKPGRKPSCAGRGSGAIGAVVQPNLGERSTSVTCSSATGITSVAEKKKTKKSSKSVLRREITHLKHENTKLKKELGRLVGSLQDLKCKFSSSENAVVDAVDKVKDNEGARKRSFVDDSTDAFLKFEDEDADPSLSSLAGSACVSTSLPIVRMAQALSFSSATSLTDDEEIGSTPSSLFSSDLQGITVPSSLTTSMITPSSFSGSHQAHSSPSSSSSSSLSKPMTIRGSGNCTISALPLPSETVTFVDDYERQTFYKKHAGTLLGRDDTAAASNDEFQLRMLPLDTTDDLIPLNAIKEEDDILPVTSDQQDIEGTSILHCLKTHVGTPQDDEPVEVSLAVPVIMGDERDGETLIASDARVPVGVTLAELLEEQGEGDCDSKLIGPLHDSYYKL
- the CTF13 gene encoding Ctf13p (Syntenic homolog of Ashbya gossypii ABL046C; Syntenic homolog of Saccharomyces cerevisiae YMR094W (CTF13)) gives rise to the protein MHVMFDVILFLNLPIDIRLEVYKHLLGQFTCLDPLSTGPRVRIDTPEQWKLQEERFTFYLAHYEYLNDFIPRWLSYTPCLRYDCIVLDYLRINLLYESGLSKMHWIELDDGDPYLAAFDNREDVLQVWYTPREYASWIICKSPQGIADDNNEFTTTSLDLGLLKNCKLLCQSLPQQYLDSVILVTLTQEELISEGHLHESIKYLISHMEQIRYLRCIRVRSDFLLRKLINLRGHRDNPGHMIPYTVRKRIREIEVLGLQKAIVEINFTKWENCLVLKLENCAITIDLNKIILPRQLRYLSIKKVQAVKWWNIKKGLLQSNFDEKREKGRVIKMINKSMIDQEKYFKMQDLITGKLQNLNHITIQEVQELLRDIVVPSRLYYSNRVNIFQCHVDEITVV